A portion of the Sphaerochaeta pleomorpha str. Grapes genome contains these proteins:
- the fusA gene encoding elongation factor G, whose translation MNEKLTRNIGIMAHIDAGKTTTTERILFYTGENHRIGEVDNGEATMDFMEQEQNRGITIASAATTCSWKGHQINIIDTPGHVDFTAEVERSLRVLDGAVVVVCAVGGVEPQTETVWRQADTYKVPRIAFVNKMDRLGANFEEAIEEIRLKLNTNPIPIFIPVGRENDFSGIINLLTMKYYTYDSSDQGKTVIENEIPADLQDLADTWHEKLIDSASSFSDEITELYFDGEEIPNELIIATLKKATIERMALPVFVGSSLKDIGVQALLDGVIDFLPSPSEVPALTGLNLKTEKEVSVSYDANKPPLALIFKIQVDREAGPMCFVRVYQGKLKKGTAIMNISKKKRERINRILRMHADRPEDLTELEAGDIGVIVGFKDARTGDTIGSEGVQVLLEKMHFPIPVISVAIEPNTLSDQDKLRSALGILAQEDPTFTYRDDEETGQLVISGMGELHLDVLVTRLTQEMKIQARVGKPQVTYRESITKEASGVESFSKILAGKENAASIALTVRPLSIGGGTKYRCTAKTKGIPEEILEAVERGITNSFKGGIKFGYDTCDMEAEVTAITYNELTASPFAFEACSSICFDKVAQMAAPVLMEPIMKVTVAVPAQFVGEAISSLTSRNGLVNSIESRPSAEYIHAQAPLAQLFGYSTILRSATQGRGTFSMEFNHYSQKLR comes from the coding sequence ATGAATGAGAAACTGACACGAAATATCGGGATAATGGCACACATCGATGCGGGAAAGACTACTACTACTGAACGCATTTTGTTTTATACTGGGGAGAATCATCGTATCGGGGAAGTCGACAACGGTGAAGCAACCATGGATTTCATGGAACAGGAGCAGAACAGGGGCATAACCATTGCCAGCGCAGCAACTACCTGTTCCTGGAAAGGCCACCAGATCAATATAATCGATACCCCGGGACATGTTGATTTCACCGCTGAGGTTGAACGATCTTTGCGGGTTCTTGACGGGGCTGTGGTAGTGGTGTGCGCCGTAGGCGGCGTTGAGCCCCAGACTGAAACGGTGTGGAGACAGGCCGATACCTATAAAGTTCCCCGCATAGCCTTTGTCAATAAAATGGACCGGCTCGGTGCAAACTTCGAGGAAGCCATCGAGGAGATCCGCCTTAAACTGAATACAAACCCGATTCCCATCTTCATCCCTGTCGGAAGGGAGAATGACTTTAGTGGCATTATCAACCTTTTGACCATGAAATATTATACCTATGACAGTTCAGACCAGGGGAAAACCGTAATCGAGAATGAGATCCCTGCTGATTTACAGGACCTTGCAGATACCTGGCATGAAAAACTCATCGACAGTGCCTCCTCATTCAGCGATGAGATCACAGAGCTGTATTTCGATGGTGAAGAGATTCCAAACGAACTCATTATTGCAACATTGAAAAAGGCCACTATCGAGCGTATGGCCCTCCCTGTCTTTGTAGGCTCTTCCCTCAAAGATATCGGAGTCCAAGCGCTCCTAGACGGTGTCATAGACTTTTTGCCCTCCCCTAGCGAAGTTCCGGCCCTTACCGGGCTCAATTTGAAAACAGAGAAAGAAGTCTCGGTATCCTATGATGCAAACAAGCCCCCGCTCGCCTTGATTTTCAAAATCCAGGTTGACAGGGAAGCCGGCCCCATGTGTTTTGTCCGTGTCTACCAGGGTAAACTGAAAAAAGGTACGGCCATCATGAATATTTCCAAGAAAAAGCGTGAACGCATAAACAGGATTTTGCGTATGCACGCTGACCGCCCGGAAGATTTGACTGAGCTTGAGGCTGGCGATATCGGGGTAATCGTAGGATTCAAGGATGCCCGCACAGGCGACACCATCGGCAGCGAAGGCGTGCAAGTACTCTTGGAGAAAATGCATTTCCCAATCCCCGTTATTTCGGTCGCGATCGAGCCAAACACCCTCAGTGACCAGGACAAGCTTCGCTCTGCACTGGGTATCCTTGCACAGGAAGACCCGACCTTTACCTATCGCGATGACGAGGAAACCGGCCAGCTGGTAATCAGCGGGATGGGGGAACTCCACCTTGATGTCCTGGTAACCCGACTTACCCAGGAAATGAAAATCCAGGCCAGGGTCGGAAAACCCCAGGTAACCTACAGGGAATCGATCACGAAGGAAGCTTCCGGTGTTGAGAGTTTCTCAAAAATATTGGCAGGGAAGGAAAATGCAGCATCGATTGCCCTTACTGTCAGGCCGTTAAGCATCGGTGGCGGTACCAAATATCGCTGTACAGCAAAAACGAAAGGCATACCCGAGGAAATCCTGGAAGCCGTCGAACGGGGAATTACCAATTCCTTCAAGGGTGGAATTAAATTCGGCTATGATACGTGTGATATGGAAGCTGAGGTTACCGCAATTACTTACAATGAATTGACTGCCTCCCCTTTTGCATTTGAGGCGTGTTCCTCCATCTGTTTCGATAAAGTTGCCCAAATGGCAGCCCCGGTTTTGATGGAACCCATCATGAAGGTCACTGTTGCTGTACCTGCCCAGTTCGTCGGGGAAGCAATCTCCAGTCTCACGAGCCGCAATGGTTTAGTAAACAGCATTGAGAGCAGACCAAGTGCCGAATATATCCACGCTCAGGCTCCTCTAGCCCAACTATTTGGATATTCCACAATTTTACGCTCTGCAACACAGGGAAGAGGCACTTTTTCGATGGAATTTAACCATTATTCACAGAAGTTGCGTTAA
- a CDS encoding helix-turn-helix domain-containing protein, whose amino-acid sequence MARTYNLQDIFARNLKERRRKLGLTQAQLAEKIGVSTSFVTEIETSRKAPSFATIEKISAALDVPCWTFFCEDGDKLPNDVSAMDQFAYKLKQDINHLIDINVSMTK is encoded by the coding sequence ATGGCTAGAACTTACAACTTGCAAGACATTTTTGCGCGGAACTTGAAAGAAAGAAGAAGGAAACTGGGACTTACACAGGCTCAGCTTGCCGAAAAGATTGGCGTTTCCACTTCTTTTGTTACTGAGATAGAGACCTCCCGAAAAGCTCCATCCTTTGCTACCATTGAAAAAATCAGCGCTGCTCTCGATGTACCTTGCTGGACCTTCTTCTGTGAAGATGGTGACAAATTGCCCAATGACGTTTCGGCCATGGACCAGTTTGCCTACAAGCTCAAGCAGGACATCAATCACTTGATTGATATCAATGTAAGCATGACAAAATAA
- the fusA gene encoding elongation factor G has product MSVVSTDLRNVAIVGHNDTGKTTLLEQMLFYANVISRAETVASGKTTSDFTEEEIAHKISVHASLATMQWEGKTLNILDTPGTAGFIGETICGFRSCESALMVIDARDGAQIETIKLWRHLDERNKPRAVFLNKMDRDRADYTKIIDSLKETFKATFVPVSIPIGSGKDFKGIINLIENKAYMVTEGGKEVVAEIPEELKEYEDKYRLELIENAAEGADELIEKYFADGTLDSDDIRRGLREGLDQNRVIPVFCGAAQLGSGITTLLNFIRYNFPKPIGKFEQVIDEKGNSVPFPIKSEGPVSAVVFKTTLDQFNGKLSFLKIVTGTLNPDSELFNPEIGKKEKPGKLYRMIGKKLIETDSLAAGDIGLIAKSNIAMTNSTLLGSSDMKIKFKPLAFPNPIYMLAINAEDKKSEVKMNEALHKVTEEDLTFRTRFNEETKESIVAGMGELHINMILDKIRDKQKIVINTKLPRVAYRETITKKSGIAEYSHKKQSGGHGQYAKVLIEIAPIERGEYYSFTNAIKGGSVSKGYIPGIEKGLHEQMEDGYLAGYPMVDIGITLIDGKEHPVDSSEMAFKLAAKGALKVALEKAGVVLLEPIEKLWVYIENEYLGDILSDLSSKRGRVLGQEDIGNLQLVKALVPQSEMLNYAIDLKSMTSGTGSFEMEFDHYEPLNGKLADEVIKHYHETRKEEEE; this is encoded by the coding sequence ATGAGCGTTGTCAGCACAGACCTGAGGAATGTCGCAATCGTTGGCCACAACGATACCGGGAAAACCACTTTGCTTGAACAGATGTTGTTTTATGCAAATGTAATTTCCCGGGCCGAAACTGTTGCAAGCGGCAAGACTACCAGTGACTTCACAGAAGAGGAAATCGCCCACAAGATTTCTGTCCACGCCTCCCTGGCTACCATGCAGTGGGAAGGCAAAACCCTGAACATCCTTGATACTCCGGGAACAGCCGGATTCATCGGGGAGACAATTTGTGGATTTCGCTCATGCGAATCTGCATTGATGGTAATAGACGCCCGAGACGGTGCTCAGATCGAGACAATCAAACTTTGGCGCCACCTTGACGAAAGAAATAAACCGCGTGCGGTTTTCCTGAACAAAATGGACCGCGACCGCGCTGACTATACAAAGATTATCGATAGCCTGAAAGAGACATTCAAAGCTACTTTTGTACCGGTTTCTATCCCTATAGGGTCTGGAAAAGACTTCAAGGGTATTATCAACCTCATTGAGAACAAGGCGTACATGGTTACCGAAGGGGGCAAAGAGGTCGTTGCAGAGATTCCCGAGGAACTGAAGGAATATGAGGACAAATACCGTCTCGAGTTGATCGAGAATGCCGCCGAAGGCGCAGATGAACTCATCGAGAAGTATTTTGCCGATGGGACTCTCGATAGCGATGATATTCGCCGGGGGCTTCGTGAAGGCCTTGACCAGAACAGGGTCATACCCGTTTTCTGTGGTGCTGCCCAGCTTGGATCGGGAATCACCACCCTACTGAATTTTATCAGATATAATTTCCCCAAACCTATTGGAAAATTCGAACAGGTGATTGATGAAAAGGGAAATTCCGTTCCATTCCCGATCAAATCCGAAGGACCGGTAAGTGCCGTTGTCTTCAAGACGACCCTCGACCAGTTCAACGGAAAGTTAAGTTTCCTCAAAATCGTAACGGGTACGCTTAATCCAGACTCGGAACTCTTCAACCCAGAGATCGGGAAAAAGGAAAAACCCGGAAAACTGTATAGAATGATCGGTAAAAAGCTTATTGAGACGGACAGTCTTGCAGCCGGGGATATCGGACTTATTGCAAAAAGCAATATTGCGATGACCAATTCAACCTTGCTTGGCAGTTCGGACATGAAAATAAAATTCAAACCCCTCGCCTTCCCTAATCCGATCTATATGCTTGCCATCAATGCCGAGGACAAAAAAAGCGAGGTCAAGATGAACGAGGCCCTCCACAAGGTAACGGAAGAGGACCTTACCTTCAGGACCCGGTTCAACGAAGAGACAAAAGAAAGCATCGTAGCAGGAATGGGCGAACTGCATATCAACATGATTCTTGATAAAATCAGGGATAAGCAGAAAATCGTCATCAATACAAAGCTCCCGAGGGTAGCCTACCGTGAAACTATTACCAAAAAGAGCGGTATCGCAGAATATTCGCATAAAAAACAAAGCGGCGGACATGGACAGTATGCAAAGGTCCTCATAGAGATTGCGCCCATCGAACGGGGAGAATATTATTCGTTTACCAATGCAATCAAAGGTGGTTCGGTAAGCAAAGGTTATATTCCCGGCATCGAGAAAGGGCTGCATGAGCAGATGGAAGACGGATACCTTGCAGGCTACCCGATGGTAGATATCGGTATTACCCTGATTGACGGTAAGGAACACCCCGTCGACTCCAGTGAGATGGCCTTCAAACTAGCAGCCAAGGGAGCCTTGAAGGTAGCTTTGGAAAAAGCCGGCGTTGTCCTGCTTGAACCGATCGAGAAACTCTGGGTCTATATCGAGAATGAGTATCTTGGAGATATTCTCTCGGATTTATCCTCAAAACGGGGACGCGTTTTGGGTCAGGAGGATATCGGCAACCTACAGTTGGTAAAAGCTTTGGTACCCCAGTCTGAAATGTTGAACTATGCCATTGACCTGAAATCCATGACTAGTGGGACCGGAAGTTTTGAAATGGAATTCGACCATTATGAACCTCTGAACGGCAAACTCGCCGATGAGGTCATAAAACACTACCACGAAACCAGAAAAGAAGAGGAAGAGTAG
- the trmB gene encoding tRNA (guanosine(46)-N7)-methyltransferase TrmB codes for MQENQDTIFTDIPELKWVENRAEGSPREIKSYVLRSSYLRTFQLEAIRKYYHTYGLPFQDKKISFREVFGNDKPVIIEIGFGMGTSTERIARERSEYNYLGIEVFLSGFSKLMDSVGKQGLENVRLMRFDAVQVLNSMIEDGSVAGFHVFFPDPWPKKRQQKRRLIQVPLARLMAQKLQKGGYIYCVTDWEEYAYQMLEVFSQVEELVNPYAGFAPPRKWRPTTKFEQKGLAQDNPINEVWVEKTGR; via the coding sequence ATGCAGGAAAACCAAGATACGATTTTTACAGATATCCCCGAACTCAAGTGGGTTGAAAACAGGGCCGAAGGTTCTCCGCGGGAAATAAAGAGCTATGTGTTGAGATCCTCCTATCTGAGGACTTTTCAGTTGGAAGCAATCAGGAAGTACTACCATACCTATGGGTTGCCTTTCCAAGATAAAAAAATCTCTTTCAGAGAAGTTTTCGGAAATGACAAACCGGTAATCATCGAGATTGGCTTTGGGATGGGAACCTCAACAGAGCGTATAGCCCGGGAACGCAGCGAATACAACTACCTGGGTATCGAGGTTTTCCTGTCCGGCTTTTCCAAACTTATGGATAGCGTAGGAAAACAGGGCCTTGAGAATGTACGGCTCATGCGTTTCGATGCAGTACAAGTGCTCAACAGCATGATTGAAGACGGGTCAGTCGCCGGCTTCCATGTATTTTTCCCTGACCCCTGGCCAAAGAAACGCCAGCAGAAACGTCGGCTTATCCAAGTTCCCCTTGCCCGCCTGATGGCACAGAAACTCCAGAAGGGCGGCTATATCTACTGTGTCACCGACTGGGAGGAATATGCCTACCAGATGCTTGAGGTTTTTTCGCAGGTAGAGGAACTGGTAAACCCCTATGCAGGGTTTGCCCCACCTAGAAAATGGAGACCTACCACGAAGTTCGAGCAAAAGGGTCTGGCCCAGGACAACCCCATCAATGAGGTCTGGGTAGAGAAAACCGGTAGATAA